The Acanthochromis polyacanthus isolate Apoly-LR-REF ecotype Palm Island chromosome 5, KAUST_Apoly_ChrSc, whole genome shotgun sequence genome includes a window with the following:
- the LOC110963921 gene encoding elastase-1-like isoform X1 translates to MLRFLVLTSLAAIVLAEPQPRYLEDRHERVVGGEVASPNSWPWQISLQYLSGGSYYHTCGGTLIERDWVMTAAHCVDSTRTWRVVVGEHDLYTNSGREQIKTVSQVYVHPKWNRYSVASGYDIALLKLSSAASLNSYVQLGALAPSGNILPNNSNCYITGWGRTSTGGPISDELKQAYLPSVDHNTCSSSSWWGSTVKTTMVCAGGGAESGCNGDSGGPLNCLINGRYYVHGVTSFVSSLGCNTIRKPTVFTRVSAYIDWIDSVSMNIHWFQ, encoded by the exons ATGCTCAGGTTTTTGGTGTTGACAAGCCTCGCAGCCATCG TGCTGGCAGAGCCCCAGCCCAGGTATCTGGaggacaggcatgaaagggttgTTGGAGGTGAGGTGGCCAGTCCCAACTCTTGGCCCTGGCAG ATCTCTCTTCAGTACCTGTCTGGCGGTAGCTACTACCACACATGTGGAGGAACCCTCATTGAGAGAGACTGGGTGATGACTGCTGCTCACTGTGTGGACAG CACTAGGACGTGGCGTGTGGTAGTTGGCGAACACGATCTCTACACCAACAGTGGCAGAGAGCAGATCAAGACTGTCAGCCAGGTCTACGTCCACCCCAAATGGAACCGTTACAGTGTGGCCAGCGG GTATGACATTGCCCTGCTGAAACTGTCCTCTGCGGCTTCTCTGAACTCTTACGTCCAGCTTGGTGCTCTGGCTCCCTCCGGCAATATTCTGCCCAACAACAGCAACTGCTACATCACCGGATGGGGACGCACCTCCA CTGGCGGTCCCATCTCTGATGAGCTCAAGCAGGCCTACCTTCCTAGCGTGGACCAtaacacctgcagcagctctaGCTGGTGGGGCAGCACTGTGAAGACCACCATGGTGTGTGCCGGAGGTGGTGCGGAATCTGGATGCAAC GGTGACTCTGGCGGCCCTCTGAACTGCCTGATCAATGGAAGATACTACGTGCACGGTGTCACCAGCTTTGTGTCTAGTTTAGGTTGCAACACTATCAGGAAGCCCACAG
- the LOC110963921 gene encoding elastase-1-like isoform X2 has product MLRFLVLTSLAAIVLAEPQPRYLEDRHERVVGGEVASPNSWPWQISLQYLSGGSYYHTCGGTLIERDWVMTAAHCVDSTRTWRVVVGEHDLYTNSGREQIKTVSQVYVHPKWNRYSVASGYDIALLKLSSAASLNSYVQLGALAPSGNILPNNSNCYITGWGRTSTGGPISDELKQAYLPSVDHNTCSSSSWWGSTVKTTMVCAGGGAESGCNGDSGGPLNCLINGRYYVHGVTSFVSSLGCNTIRKPTVFTRVSAYIDWIDSIMY; this is encoded by the exons ATGCTCAGGTTTTTGGTGTTGACAAGCCTCGCAGCCATCG TGCTGGCAGAGCCCCAGCCCAGGTATCTGGaggacaggcatgaaagggttgTTGGAGGTGAGGTGGCCAGTCCCAACTCTTGGCCCTGGCAG ATCTCTCTTCAGTACCTGTCTGGCGGTAGCTACTACCACACATGTGGAGGAACCCTCATTGAGAGAGACTGGGTGATGACTGCTGCTCACTGTGTGGACAG CACTAGGACGTGGCGTGTGGTAGTTGGCGAACACGATCTCTACACCAACAGTGGCAGAGAGCAGATCAAGACTGTCAGCCAGGTCTACGTCCACCCCAAATGGAACCGTTACAGTGTGGCCAGCGG GTATGACATTGCCCTGCTGAAACTGTCCTCTGCGGCTTCTCTGAACTCTTACGTCCAGCTTGGTGCTCTGGCTCCCTCCGGCAATATTCTGCCCAACAACAGCAACTGCTACATCACCGGATGGGGACGCACCTCCA CTGGCGGTCCCATCTCTGATGAGCTCAAGCAGGCCTACCTTCCTAGCGTGGACCAtaacacctgcagcagctctaGCTGGTGGGGCAGCACTGTGAAGACCACCATGGTGTGTGCCGGAGGTGGTGCGGAATCTGGATGCAAC GGTGACTCTGGCGGCCCTCTGAACTGCCTGATCAATGGAAGATACTACGTGCACGGTGTCACCAGCTTTGTGTCTAGTTTAGGTTGCAACACTATCAGGAAGCCCACAG